A DNA window from Staphylococcus warneri contains the following coding sequences:
- a CDS encoding dynamin family protein, which produces MTHTEQLDILYKLKKEVEKSNNTALLNTINQVIKKVYKNQFTMSFVGHFSAGKSTLINLLLEQDILPSSPVPTTSNTAIVSVSDTEDIIANLPNQQYTKLKTYDEVKQMNRQNIDVESVEINFQSDKFDKGFTFQDTPGVDSNVATHQTTTEQFMYTSNVLFYTVDYNHVQSALNFQFMKRINEVGIPVVFIINQIDKHNDDELSFDTFKSRVEKSINEWDIDLQHIYYVSKFDHPENQIDDLSEYLLYLDKNREPMETYVERTVSFITDAQLSYIQNEMQSILEYLNIEEDEFEQAYLNFQQTQAVSEEAQLLNDKDKLKAYLKQKRKDILENAYIMTHDMREQLRSYLESKATDFKVGGLFNKAKKKEEAQTERLDKAISMLQEKINTQIRQPMREDMSFLTRFINQKNINEHILNQSYDIPNDLVSSLYQPQTTISNTYVLTFSDEVVKAINQFVERQSNPLFEKAIQHVQANEIESEDNETSDEYQRYLQLNNLKESITTRNYQHYYIHLEDSLDKLTGRTEANFTIKEENDTTQHQHRDQIQASDDTVSRSQVDIEKALNIIEDIPLFERTQTDIKQTLTRLDQQITKIGVFGTFSAGKSSLINALLGDNYLVSSPNPTTAATTELTYGESSSITLKSSKQLLDEINQLLEFFNQSFSSLDEFMNSDISQLKSKLEKNQLAFISAVEKHYDMYINMLEEGEVHHISQEDVKKWSAEDEYATFVKTVHLQVPVEWLKGKIVVDSLGLHSNNQRHTNETEQILTSSDLILYVSYFNHSFTDNDKAFIEHMKDMNQLNENQAFKMIINAVDLAESDEDLNAVKDYVDDALNQVQLQSEVFGVSSREALKSSDEGMNQLKESIQHFVDVESKTILEQQMIHQLQQIDQSYQEMISEFETNKDDIAKRQRKLETYKDKHRLENQLIATTTQHTNNEVEEQVYHLNQRLKLQLMDDIKSVYNSQMTQNSDFNAEKKNSTKIYLDQIHQRMFLEQSLITERIKKYFNQQLDEQVAPVLQQLSQLHIIVHPRFNLQPDVVDQPLLHIDLNDMMAELPKQLTKRKILNANAQKDIHEMICQSTLELLQPNFSRLRQQLETYVEQMSDEAEQQFNSIEDNIQSQINELLSFELDESLISQLKDKHQQLEAIIY; this is translated from the coding sequence ATGACACATACAGAACAATTAGACATTTTATATAAATTAAAAAAAGAAGTTGAAAAATCAAATAACACTGCTTTACTAAATACAATTAATCAGGTAATTAAAAAGGTATATAAAAACCAATTTACAATGTCCTTTGTTGGGCACTTTTCAGCTGGTAAATCAACATTGATCAACTTGTTATTAGAGCAAGATATTTTACCAAGTTCTCCAGTACCTACAACTAGTAATACAGCAATCGTATCAGTTTCTGATACAGAAGATATCATCGCAAACTTACCAAACCAACAATATACAAAATTAAAAACATACGATGAAGTTAAACAAATGAATCGTCAAAATATAGATGTTGAATCTGTAGAGATTAACTTCCAATCCGATAAATTTGATAAAGGCTTTACATTCCAGGATACACCTGGTGTTGACTCTAATGTCGCAACACATCAAACAACAACTGAACAATTCATGTATACGAGTAACGTTTTATTTTATACCGTTGACTATAATCACGTGCAATCTGCACTTAATTTTCAATTTATGAAAAGAATTAATGAAGTAGGCATTCCAGTTGTATTCATCATTAACCAAATCGACAAACATAATGATGATGAACTATCATTTGATACATTCAAATCTAGAGTTGAGAAATCTATTAATGAATGGGACATCGATTTACAACATATATATTATGTATCAAAATTCGATCATCCTGAAAACCAAATTGATGACTTATCTGAATACCTCTTATATTTAGATAAGAATAGAGAACCAATGGAAACGTATGTTGAACGAACGGTATCTTTTATTACAGATGCTCAACTTTCATACATTCAAAATGAAATGCAAAGTATACTTGAATACCTCAACATCGAAGAAGATGAGTTTGAACAAGCTTATTTAAATTTCCAACAAACACAAGCTGTTTCAGAAGAAGCACAACTTTTAAATGATAAAGATAAATTAAAAGCATATCTTAAACAAAAACGTAAAGATATATTAGAAAATGCCTATATTATGACACATGATATGCGCGAACAACTGCGTTCTTATCTAGAAAGTAAGGCAACTGACTTTAAAGTAGGTGGTCTCTTTAATAAAGCTAAAAAGAAAGAGGAAGCACAAACGGAGCGTTTAGATAAAGCAATCAGTATGCTACAAGAAAAGATTAACACTCAAATACGTCAACCTATGCGTGAAGACATGTCATTTTTAACGCGCTTTATCAATCAAAAAAATATAAACGAACATATACTCAACCAATCCTATGATATTCCAAATGATTTAGTTTCATCACTGTATCAACCACAAACAACCATCAGCAATACTTATGTATTAACATTTTCAGATGAAGTTGTTAAAGCAATCAATCAATTTGTTGAACGTCAATCGAATCCATTATTTGAAAAAGCTATCCAACACGTACAAGCTAATGAGATTGAAAGCGAAGATAATGAAACATCAGATGAATATCAACGTTACTTACAATTAAATAACTTAAAAGAATCTATCACAACACGCAATTATCAACATTACTATATCCATTTGGAAGATTCTTTAGATAAATTAACTGGACGCACTGAAGCCAATTTCACGATTAAAGAAGAAAACGATACAACACAACATCAGCATCGTGATCAAATTCAAGCCAGTGATGACACAGTGAGTCGTTCACAAGTAGACATTGAAAAAGCATTAAATATCATCGAAGATATTCCATTATTCGAACGTACACAAACAGATATTAAACAAACACTAACGCGTTTAGATCAACAAATAACAAAAATAGGTGTATTTGGGACATTTAGTGCTGGTAAGAGTAGTTTAATTAATGCTTTATTAGGTGATAATTACTTAGTTAGCTCGCCAAATCCGACAACAGCAGCCACTACAGAACTGACATACGGGGAAAGTAGTAGCATAACATTAAAATCATCTAAACAATTACTCGATGAGATTAACCAATTGCTAGAGTTCTTTAATCAGTCATTTTCGTCTTTAGATGAATTTATGAATAGCGATATTTCTCAATTGAAATCAAAACTAGAAAAAAATCAACTTGCCTTTATTTCAGCAGTAGAAAAGCATTACGACATGTATATCAATATGTTAGAAGAAGGGGAAGTACATCATATTTCACAAGAAGATGTCAAAAAATGGTCTGCCGAAGATGAATATGCAACTTTCGTAAAAACAGTACATTTACAAGTACCTGTTGAATGGCTTAAAGGCAAAATTGTTGTCGATTCACTTGGTTTACATTCCAATAACCAGCGTCATACTAATGAAACTGAACAAATCCTCACTTCATCTGACTTAATTTTATATGTCAGTTATTTCAATCACTCTTTTACTGATAACGACAAAGCTTTCATTGAACATATGAAAGATATGAATCAGTTAAATGAAAATCAAGCATTCAAAATGATTATTAATGCTGTCGATTTAGCTGAAAGTGATGAAGATCTTAATGCCGTTAAAGATTATGTTGACGACGCACTAAACCAAGTACAATTGCAATCTGAAGTGTTTGGTGTGTCTAGTCGAGAAGCATTAAAATCTAGTGATGAAGGTATGAATCAATTAAAAGAAAGCATTCAACATTTCGTCGATGTTGAATCTAAAACGATACTCGAACAACAAATGATTCACCAACTTCAACAAATTGATCAGTCATATCAAGAGATGATTTCAGAATTTGAAACCAATAAAGATGACATCGCGAAACGTCAACGTAAATTAGAAACATACAAAGACAAACATAGACTAGAAAACCAATTAATTGCTACTACGACTCAACATACAAATAATGAAGTTGAAGAACAAGTCTATCATTTAAATCAAAGATTAAAGCTTCAGTTAATGGATGATATTAAGTCTGTTTATAATAGTCAAATGACACAAAATAGTGATTTCAACGCTGAAAAGAAAAACTCAACTAAAATTTATTTAGATCAAATTCATCAAAGAATGTTCTTAGAGCAATCATTAATCACTGAAAGAATTAAGAAGTATTTTAATCAGCAATTAGACGAACAAGTTGCACCTGTCTTACAACAGTTAAGTCAATTGCATATTATTGTACATCCACGTTTCAATTTACAACCTGATGTTGTTGATCAACCATTACTTCATATCGATTTAAACGATATGATGGCTGAATTACCTAAACAATTAACGAAACGTAAAATTTTAAATGCGAATGCTCAAAAGGATATTCATGAAATGATTTGTCAAAGTACATTAGAACTACTTCAACCTAACTTTAGTCGCTTAAGACAACAACTTGAAACTTATGTTGAGCAAATGTCTGATGAAGCAGAACAACAATTTAATAGTATTGAAGACAATATTCAAAGTCAGATTAATGAATTATTATCATTTGAATTAGATGAATCATTAATTTCACAACTTAAAGATAAGCACCAACAACTTGAAGCAATTATATATTAA
- a CDS encoding 5'-3' exonuclease: MPNKVLLVDGMALLFRHFFATSLHNQFMYNSKGVPTNGIQGFVRHIFSAIHEIQPTHVAVCWDMGQSTFRNDMFEGYKQNRSAPPEELIPQFDYVKEISEQFGFVNIGVTNYEADDVIGTLAQTYSVDNDVYIITGDRDLLQCINENVEVWLIKKGFNIYNRYTLNRFNEEYELAPQQLIDIKAFMGDTADGYAGVKGIGEKTAIKLIQQYGSVEGVIEQIDALTPGQRKKINDNMNELHLSKRLAEIHTNVPIDSEQLFQDMSFATTLNHILSICNEHELYVSGKYISSHL; this comes from the coding sequence ATGCCTAATAAAGTATTACTCGTTGATGGCATGGCTTTATTATTTAGACATTTTTTCGCAACGAGTCTCCATAATCAATTTATGTACAATTCAAAAGGCGTGCCAACTAACGGTATTCAGGGGTTTGTACGTCATATCTTTTCAGCTATCCATGAAATCCAACCCACACATGTAGCTGTTTGTTGGGATATGGGGCAATCAACCTTCAGAAATGACATGTTTGAAGGTTATAAACAAAATCGCTCAGCACCACCAGAAGAGCTCATTCCACAATTTGATTATGTTAAAGAGATATCTGAACAATTTGGTTTTGTTAATATTGGTGTGACTAATTATGAAGCCGATGATGTGATTGGTACATTAGCACAAACTTATTCCGTTGATAATGATGTCTATATTATTACCGGAGATAGAGATTTGTTACAATGTATCAATGAAAATGTTGAAGTATGGCTCATTAAGAAAGGCTTTAACATATATAATCGATATACCTTAAATCGATTTAATGAAGAGTATGAATTAGCACCGCAACAACTCATTGATATCAAAGCGTTTATGGGTGATACAGCCGATGGTTATGCAGGTGTTAAAGGTATAGGTGAGAAAACTGCGATAAAATTAATTCAACAATATGGCAGTGTGGAAGGGGTCATTGAACAAATTGATGCCTTAACACCAGGTCAAAGGAAGAAAATTAATGACAATATGAATGAATTACATTTATCGAAGCGATTAGCTGAGATTCATACAAATGTGCCCATCGATAGTGAACAATTGTTCCAAGATATGTCTTTTGCCACAACATTGAACCATATCTTATCTATATGTAATGAACATGAGCTATATGTTTCCGGTAAATATATATCAAGTCATTTATAA